The Metabacillus schmidteae nucleotide sequence CGACCAATCTCCCCTTAAATAACCAATCCATATTATTTCTGGAAAAATCATCTCAATTTGATATTTGTTTAATATCAAATTGAGATATATAATAAAATCAAGAAGTTCAGAAGAACGTTTTAACAAACTAACAATTGATACTTCTGATATTTAAGGAGGATTAAACATGAGCCAATTAGCGAGAGAATCTAAAGTGAAGGCATTATTAGCAAAGAAAAAATTCAATGAAAAAGAAGTCTCAGAAATGTCTGATTCACAGATCGAGTATTATCACTGGCTCTATTTTGTAGATTCTGTATACGACTATATGTAAAAACTATAAACTATAAATTGACAAAGCTTTTGTACCTCGTACAAAAGCTTTTTTATTTGTAATCAAACTTGCTTGAACACAAAAATATTGAAGAATCACTTTTAATTTGCTACAATTAAATTGCGCACAATTTAATCTATTCTATTAGGAGGAAATTTTGTGAAAACCGTATATGACTTTACTGTAAAAAAACCAAATGGTGAGGAAAAATCATTAAAAGAATTTGAGGGGAAACCATTATTAATTGTCAATACCGCGAGTAAATGCGGGTTAACAAAACAATTTAGTGGACTTCAAGAACTGTATGATCGATATAAAGATGAAGGGCTCGAAATTCTAGGATTCCCTTGTAGCCAATTTAATGATCAAGAGTTTGACAATATTGAAGAAACGACTCAGTTTTGTCAGTTGAATTACGGTGTCTCCTTCCCTATGTTTGCAAAAATTGATGTAAATGGTGAAAATGCAGATCCTCTCTTTTCACACCTGAAGGATCAGAAAAAAGGTTTACTTTCTAAAGAAATTAAATGGAATTTCACTAAATTTCTCATCGATAAAGACGGTCAGGTAGTAAAAAGATATGCCCCAACAACAGAGCCTGAAAAAATAGAT carries:
- a CDS encoding BH0509 family protein: MSQLARESKVKALLAKKKFNEKEVSEMSDSQIEYYHWLYFVDSVYDYM
- a CDS encoding glutathione peroxidase; protein product: MKTVYDFTVKKPNGEEKSLKEFEGKPLLIVNTASKCGLTKQFSGLQELYDRYKDEGLEILGFPCSQFNDQEFDNIEETTQFCQLNYGVSFPMFAKIDVNGENADPLFSHLKDQKKGLLSKEIKWNFTKFLIDKDGQVVKRYAPTTEPEKIDKDIKEQL